A region of Candidatus Krumholzibacteriia bacterium DNA encodes the following proteins:
- the thpR gene encoding RNA 2',3'-cyclic phosphodiesterase: MRLFSAIVPPEHVRRDVHATLETAREGPRLRWTAPERMHLTLVFLADVPPAHLERVVASVDAAAATVGPFDLELHGLGAFPKPARPRVFVIDVTEGREALGAMHRAQARALADAGVEVEDRPLRPHLTIARPKRPPHREDTEALVRELEPWRWRFRVEQVELIESQLRPEGPLYTVRHATGLSGPRR, encoded by the coding sequence ATGCGTCTGTTCTCCGCCATCGTCCCGCCCGAGCACGTCCGTCGCGACGTCCACGCCACGCTCGAGACCGCGCGCGAGGGTCCGCGTCTCCGCTGGACGGCACCCGAGCGCATGCACCTGACGCTGGTCTTCCTCGCCGACGTCCCGCCGGCGCACCTCGAGCGGGTGGTCGCGTCGGTGGACGCGGCCGCCGCGACGGTGGGGCCGTTCGACCTGGAACTCCACGGTCTGGGCGCCTTCCCGAAGCCCGCGCGGCCGCGGGTGTTCGTGATCGACGTGACGGAAGGCCGCGAAGCGCTCGGCGCCATGCACCGCGCGCAGGCCCGGGCCCTGGCCGACGCGGGTGTCGAGGTCGAGGACCGGCCGCTGCGCCCGCACCTGACGATCGCGCGCCCGAAGCGGCCGCCGCACCGCGAGGACACCGAAGCCCTCGTGCGCGAGCTCGAGCCATGGCGCTGGCGCTTCCGTGTGGAACAGGTCGAACTGATCGAGAGCCAGCTCCGGCCCGAGGGGCCGCTGTACACGGTGCGCCACGCGACGGGCCTGTCCGGGCCGAGGCGCTGA